A section of the Glandiceps talaboti chromosome 8, keGlaTala1.1, whole genome shotgun sequence genome encodes:
- the LOC144439438 gene encoding uncharacterized protein LOC144439438, whose amino-acid sequence MDKEPVTYRKNIEIRGTKYSSLQHRFGVCDSEWINGYTNIGGLEDLLASLLQLCEFGGRKDPTLVYVQRQCVSCIKTVMNSQTGLEYLIDNTDCVQKLATGLDTEDVKVKTPVYELLSAMCVYSLEGYSRTLEAVEYYKTKKEQRYRFNFIVDELKSAKSADYKTTVLAFINSILLSTDKLEDRIRLRNELIGLRLLDLLAAIRREASADEEDLTVQLDVFDESKANDEEHLTGPEGVDLSNHLDIFHAIFRQVYDSPQSIAFLTILQHLLRLDSKDPISDVIWEVTEKLVHRASLIDKREHAQRLIQTGEKELEKAVESLKKKPGKQGNCDCDCHKNVERTETLTENATRVRKTSCAILPGMCAHDGTSTNSSQAGATNTYQGNTQNSRTSDLTASSSGVSATGKGPAPPPPPFIGATGPPPPPPPPPPIGTPNFPNGIPPPPPMLGGPPPPPPPPGGVPPPPRIGTQGQSNVPSSPVIPRIRPKSKMRTLNWSKLPVNSVVGKDNIWANVSKASNGFSVDWGQVEELFCQNLQKPDAVKKKDGVALGTVETDSKKKKEPTEVNLLDGKRSLNINIFLRQFRSTNKEIIGLIQEGKSESVGAERLRGLLKLLPETDEIEMLKSFDGDKSKLGNAEQFILMLVGLKSYKLRIEGMLLKEEFNASLDFLEPAIECIERAGKELKNSKSLGDILYLVLFTGNFINSGGYAGNAIGFKLASLLKLMDTRANKPRMNFIHYVVMQAEKKDKNLLNFTTELKHLEEASKLSLEQIIGDFKSLESKVTTLIGQVEDGEQIVKDQLQEFLKNANEDLEYVKEGLDDLEKCRRELAIYFCDDPTTFKFEECLRIFQTFCSRFKRAIEENEQRRIQEQKAEERRKQREEQEAAKRRRKERSGSLPGGALPGTEGPLVDRLLGNIRSGFPQKKFNDIMLQSPDQSLSPTSPAYSDLMSPNSPADDTTVFGFSRGNSIRRSRKFNKNLESITEKGGQEEMDNRPDERRFSVYSTSSSSSKDESPHGTLTGRRLRNFNDTQGEEELFDVLHQMHTTDQSDLRREGSLRRSRRKGSRKDVSDVSRERNDSPGRTPESRDYMRNKDSSRVRERPRSYIDPTEVDGALRQYEKSQAKSESVEKPYQSKITRPRSYIDSRDVDSALENMDWKSLLPRRPRSHEFRGVTTDSLLQDDKKDDIAKSPFRRARSFHVRSELEKTSNANKDNLSDSVSWKENMRSRQTGFVESKDVNRVMGSEEKNNSDSSDTEPKVHIQRRGRRNALPTNRDFATASMATGDRWRRKLSTETEPEENKIENKNEEAKSEVAITSGELPEKSKAESESVISPEKVEGFEKKRLDRDQRRSRSEIDKQDIDTALSEHTTKKTQSTGKTSPTEIKQTQNPEKVTYRLRYATDLDEDGFKVKYSIDDTKKDVTAKSDKSFTDKPSYVRRWRQNETDQLSIKTKNTPGKLGSVINRFEQSSNKNNSNKLSNQDTEHKISVNKRWKSDMDKTDIEKALVEDEDKKKHANIGNESPKEAESPRAVRRRKLGLDLESINVESTLETVQQSIQKQKEMKSPVDEEAVTRRRKTSVVYNDHQTNIIDEKPVSAKELFKNTDDEPPYFVFRSKKTRDRQMLEHLLTGVTQMIEDGAEKKESSSTTITKTTPPPPTTTNTATPAVKENEEDEERQWAHIVKKHHEIDQDLKQMKKDMNRRESVSDGPNYDGQEKGTASVDKTEDKVKTKQQILPPLVIRERDINSSQNASNAAPRVSTQKFILKKSVTQGYVGESKTKKEPEDIIPSPNPDKGEIKKDINDNENSENDSRSLSPEDKDEIDVDRRRSADVVSIATSDRTDEDFRKDSLDGTPSESGDDGDVESGNEDKEPGVRPDSVTSLPGNSYQYEAVIAHNASKGDNTPKKRLDSKSRLKEKADKKPQSVTTSRLASKGTEKSNIQRMRAPIKTSPAANSGVRKSTLSSDRKFRGSAVQSLLSKTSSRSKDSLESTTSDTDSRKGGRSRSGSPASTCSTASRRSTSSVDARKRPVPKQHCKPDLHNKIPNKSRSGSATSTTSTEAELSKSAKIQQKKAGASGIRQPKRHSKTDQAVEAARQRRLSTSTSVCDRAHSGDSDSGSQKSTPTPPPRFSSFRRTQRSPSPVGSHCGDKSVKKGKVVQTPSTGVKRSDSRLGSRNSGKPPTTPSTRQTTPNKANDRQTDTPTNKTQSTKRQAPGIPKPTISSMNKVAAASTPIPKPVSGTVSSTSVKKSHPPRRIATVTTSPPPDKDKIPQSPRTARTAIKMGTASLGLSSYQSPTRRGQSVQPIRPTTLNTTPRSSQDSHRDLARKKEEIRNSFRKKNNADTDTSKITSPIQSSQSQYLSPSEVSHPVWSPMPGPSTPLGSPIQQKTPSPIPLGSPVMHQSPTPVIPGSTLTTLSQSPTQAARMSPGQAPSPGPPPSPQAKSASGSQQSIASTASTSIPCAGSTQSLDSQLSGASAQTDSLLTSIAMTASSVADSLSPLIHSTSDPDVGQKLEIQKDLSPIESIEAAKSVMVNLQTTHTKSSESSSPAKAPKASRVSRLIGMLTRKSDKKQEQQQQAQPSKLHRSLSVGSRPTSAVPMMPGGGKVAAIVNNIDNTSTNQKERTNTLQNTAIIEDCQYVASVADMSTPTIPETPSIAETPRETYDNVPEPETQTLAIPEVSSLIVTSPDTTPSPVSTTETSLSPSPTPSKSSKIPGPKTSKTTIVLSRNVSPPTSSATRFGTSKTRATFTARDRSQAVSSTLNQQTSNFSRSASVNAKTGQKLKRSTLTTTIKKTKV is encoded by the exons acGTGAAGCTTCAGCTGACGAAGAAGATTTGACAGTTCAACTGGATGTATTTGATGAGTCGAAAGCTAACGACGAAGAACATTTGACGGGTCCCGAGGGAGTCGATTTGAGTAACCATTTGGATATCTTCCACGCCATTTTTAGACAG GTGTACGATAGTCCACAGTCAATCGCATTCCTGACTATCCTACAACATTTGCTACGATTGGACTCTAAAGATCCTATTAGTGACGTCATCTGGGAGGTCACGGAAAAATTAGTTCATCGTGCAAGCTTGATTGATAAACGCGAACACGCACAAAGATTAATACAAACTGGTGAAAAGGAGTTAGAAAAGGCTGTGGAAAGTCTGAAAAAGAAACCCGGTAAGCAGGGTAATTGTGATTGTGACTGCCATAAAAATGTGGAAAGGACAGAAACTTTAACGGAAAATGCGACAAGAGTAAGGAAAACTTCGTGTGCAATACTCCCGGGAATGTGTGCGCATGACGGTACTTCGACGAACAGTTCACAAGCTGGTGCTACCAATACATATCAAGGAAATACACAAAACTCAAGAACTTCGGATTTAACTGCTTCCAGTTCAGGTGTTTCGGCCACAGGAAAGGGGCCAGCTCCGCCTCCTCCTCCCTTCATAGGAGCTACAGGacctccaccaccaccgccaccaccgcCTCCAATAGGAACACCAAACTTTCCAAACGGAATACCGCCTCCCCCACCCATGTTAGGCGGACCGCCTCCCCCTCCTCCCCCTCCTGGGGGTGTTCCACCACCTCCACGTATTGGTACCCAAGGACAATCAAATGTACCATCCTCGCCTGTTATACCTAGGATTAGGCCAAAAAGTAAAATGCGGACACTAAACTGGAGTAAACTTCCAGTAAATTCAGTGGTTGGGAAAGACAATATATGGGCAAATGTCTCAAAG GCAAGTAATGGTTTTTCAGTGGACTGGGGGCAAGTCGAAGAATTATTCtgtcaaaatttacagaaaccaGATGCGGTGAAGAAAAAAGACGGCGTAGCTTTAGGTACAGTAGAAACAGACTCTAAGAAGAAAAAAGAACCGACAGAG gTAAATCTCCTGGACGGAAAAAGAAGTctcaatattaatatatttctcAGGCAGTTCAGGAG caCTAACAAAGAAATTATTGGCCTCATACAAGAAGGCAAAAGCGAAAGCGTTGGTGCTGAGAGGTTACGAGGTTTGCTGAAACTGCTGCCTGAGACAGATGag ATTGAAATGCTGAAATCGTTTGACGGAGACAAGTCGAAATTAGGAAATGCTGAGCAGTTCATTTTAATGTTGGTAGGGTTGAAAAG ttATAAATTACGTATAGAGGGCATGCTACTAAAGGAAGAATTCAATGCGTCGTTAGATTTTCTCGAACCAGCAATAGAATGTATAGAGAGGGCAGGTAAAG AACTGAAAAACAGCAAATCATTAGGTGACATACTTTATCTGGTGCTCTTTACTGGAAACTTTATTAACTCA GGAGGTTATGCTGGAAATGCCATTGGTTTTAAACTAGCGTCGTTGCTGAAATTAATGGATACAAGAGCGAACAAACCGAGAATGAACTTTATTCattatgttgtcatg CAAGCAGAAAAGAAGGACAAAAATCTTCTGAATTTCACAACTGAATTGAAACACCTTGAAGAGGCTTCTAAGCTCTCTCTAGAACAAATTATTGGGGATTTTAAATCCTTGGAAAGTAAAGTAACCACTCTGATTGGTCAAGTCGAGGATGGTGAACAAATCGTGAAAGATCAACTACAAGAATTTTTGAAG AATGCCAATGAAGACTTGGAATATGTCAAGGAAGGTTTAGACGACCTCGAAAAGTGTAGACGTGAACTTGCCATCTATTTCTGTGATGATCCGACAACGTTTAAATTTGAAGAATGTCTGAGGATCTTCCAGACTTTTTGCTCCCGCTTCAAGAGAGCCATTGAG GAAAACGAGCAAAGACGAATTCAAGAACAAAAGGCCGAGGAGAGACGGAAACAACGAGAAGAACAAGAAGCTGCAAAACGTCGTCGAAAAGAACGCAGTGGCAGTCTACCTGGGGGCGCACTTCCGGGCACAGAAGGACCTCTCGTTGACAGATTACTTGGAAATATCCGTAGCGGATTCCCACAGAAGAAATTTAATGACATTATGTTACAATCACCCGATCAAAGTTTGTCACCAACGTCGCCAGCATATTCCGACCTTATGTCACCAAATTCACCAGCGGACGATACCACAGTTTTTGGGTTTAGCAGAGGTAATAGTATTCGACGATCAagaaaattcaacaaaaactTGGAAAGTATAACAGAGAAAGGTGGACAAGAAGAAATGGATAACAGGCCTGACGAAAGACGATTTTCAGTTTATTCAACGAGTAGTTCAAGCAGTAAGGACGAATCGCCGCATGGCACTCTTACAGGTCGTAGACTTCGAAACTTCAACGATACCCAAGGAGAAGAAGAACTTTTTGACGTACTACATCAAATGCATACAACTGATCAATCCGACTTACGTCGTGAAGGAAGTTTGCGTCGATCGCGTCGCAAGGGTTCGCGAAAGGATGTCAGCGATGTTAGTAGGGAAAGAAATGACTCACCTGGAAGGACTCCTGAGAGCCGTGATTATATGAGAAATAAGGACAGTTCTCGAGTCAGAGAGAGACCAAGAAGTTACATAGATCCAACTGAAGTTGATGGTGCATTAAGACAATATGAAAAATCACAAGCTAAAAGTGAAAGTGTAGAAAAGCCTTACCAATCAAAAATTACAAGACCCAGAAGTTATATAGATAGCAGGGATGTTGATAGTGCATTAGAAAACATGGACTGGAAATCACTCCTTCCTAGGCGGCCCAGAAGCCACGAATTCAGAGGAGTTACAACTGACTCGTTGCTACAAGATGACAAGAAGGATGACATTGCTAAGTCACCGTTTAGAAGGGCCCGGAGTTTCCATGTGCGCAGTGAGTTAGAAAAAACAAGTAATGCTAACAAGGACAATTTGTCGGATAGTGTGTCTTGGAAGGAAAATATGCGAAGTCGACAGACAGGTTTTGTTGAAAGCAAAGATGTAAACAGAGTAATGGGTTCAGAGGAGAAGAATAACAGTGACAGTTCGGACACTGAACCAAAAGTTCATATACAAAGACGAGGGCGACGCAATGCCCTCCCGACAAACAGGGACTTTGCTACAGCAAGTATGGCAACAGGAGATCGTTGGCGTCGGAAGCTTAGTACTGAGACAGAACCTGAGgagaacaaaattgaaaacaagaaCGAAGAAGCGAAGTCTGAAGTAGCAATTACAAGTGGTGAGTTACCAGAAAAATCCAAGGCAGAGTCAGAGTCAGTCATTTCACCTGAGAAAGTTGAAGGCTTTGAAAAGAAAAGACTTGATCGTGATCAACGGCGTAGTCGTAGTGAAATAGATAAACAAGACATTGACACTGCTTTAAGTGAGCATACTACAAAGAAAACCCAAAGTACCGGAAAAACTTCACCAACTGAGattaaacaaacacaaaatccAGAGAAGGTCACATATAGACTGCGATATGCAACTGATTTGGATGAAGATGGTTTCAAAGTGAAATACAGTATCGATGATACCAAGAAAGATGTTACAGCCAAGTCTGATAAATCATTTACGGACAAACCTTCATATGTACGTCGATGGAGACAAAATGAAACTGATCAACTTTCGATCAAAACAAAGAACACACCAGGAAAGCTGGGAAGTGTAATCAACAGATTTGAACAGTCATCAAACAAGAATAACTCAAACAAATTGTCTAATCAAGACACTGAACACAAGATTAGTGTTAACAAACGATGGAAAAGTGACATGGACAAGACAGATATAGAGAAAGCACTCGTTGAAGACGaggataaaaagaaacatgCAAATATTGGAAACGAGAGTCCAAAGGAAGCAGAATCCCCTAGAGCAGTCAGAAGGCGAAAACTGGGACTTGATCTGGAGAGCATTAATGTGGAATCCACCTTAGAGACTGTGCAACAGTCgattcaaaaacaaaaagaaatgaaatcacCTGTGGATGAAGAGGCCGTCACTCGAAGACGGAAAACTTCAGTTGTGTACAATGACCATCAAACCAACATCATCGATGAAAAACCTGTTTCCGCTAAAGAATTATTCAAAAATACGGATGATGAACCTCCCTACTTTGTGTTTCGTAGTAAGAAGACAAGAGATCGACAAATGTTAGAACATCTCCTTACAGGTGTCACTCAGATGATAGAGGATGGAGCAGAGAAGAAAGAAAGTTCATCAACCACCATAACGaaaacaacaccaccaccaccaacgaCAACAAATACCGCTACTCCTGCtgtaaaagaaaatgaagaagATGAAGAACGTCAGTGGGCTCATATTGTAAAGAAGCACCATGAAATAGATCAAGACCTAAAACAGATGAAAAAAGATATGAATAGGAGAGAGTCTGTGAGTGATGGACCTAACTATGATGGACAAGAAAAGGGAACTGCAAGTGTTGATAAGACAGAGGataaagtgaaaacaaaacaacaaatccTTCCACCACTTGTCATCAGAGAACGAGACATAAACTCATCACAAAATGCTAGTAATGCTGCTCCTCGTGTGTCTACACAAAAATTTATCTTAAAGAAATCAGTGACACAAGGATATGTTGGCGAATCAAAAACAAAGAAGGAACCTGAGGATATTATTCCATCACCAAATCCTGACAAGGGAGAAATAAAAAAGGATATAAACGACAATGAAAACTCTGAAAATGATTCTAGAAGTTTGTCTCCTGAAGATAAAGATGAAATAGATGTAGACAGGAGGAGATCTGCAGATGTAGTAAGTATTGCTACGTCAGATCGAACAGATGAAGACTTCCGAAAAGATAGTCTTGATGGTACACCGTCTGAGAGTGGAGATGATGGTGATGTTGAATCAGGAAATGAAGATAAAGAACCAGGAGTTCGACCAGACAGTGTTACTTCACTTCCAGGTAACAGTTATCAATATGAAGCTGTCATCGCACACAATGCAAGTAAAGGTGACAACACACCAAAGAAAAGACTTGACTCAAAAAGTAGACTGAAAGAAAAGGCTGATAAGAAACCCCAGTCAGTAACTACTAGCAGATTGGCCTCTAAAGGGACAGAGAAATCAAATATTCAAAGAATGAGGGCACCAATAAAAACTAGTCCAGCAGCGAATTCTGGAGTCCGAAAATCAACACTTTCTTCTGATAGGAAATTTCGAGGTAGTGCTGTTCAGTCACTGTTAAGTAAAACTAGCAGTAGAAGCAAAGATTCACTCGAATCAACAACATCGGATACTGATTCAAGGAAAGGAGGCCGATCTCGTAGTGGATCTCCTGCAAGTACTTGTTCTACTGCTAGCCGTCGATCTACTAGTTCTGTAGATGCAAGAAAAAGACCAGTCCCTAAGCAACACTGTAAGCCAGATTTACACAATAAAATCCCAAACAAATCTCGATCGGGATCAGCTACATCTACTACTAGTACTGAGGCTGAGTTATCAAAATCTGCAAAAATCCAACAAAAGAAAGCAGGAGCATCTGGTATTCGACAACCGAAGCGTCATTCTAAAACAGACCAAGCTGTTGAAGCTGCAAGACAAAGAAGACTCTCAACCAGCACATCGGTTTGTGACAGAGCGCATAGTGGGGATTCAGATTCTGGAAGTCAAAAATCAACCCCAACACCTCCACCAAGGTTTTCATCATTCAGACGTACTCAAAGGAGCCCTAGTCCAGTAGGGAGTCACTGTGGAGATAAAAGTGTAAAGAAGGGCAAGGTTGTTCAGACACCATCTACAGGAGTGAAGAGATCTGACAGCAGACTGGGAAGTAGAAATTCTGGAAAGCCACCTACAACACCATCGACCAGACAGACAACACCAAACAAAGCTAATGATCGCCAAACAGACACACCAACCAACAAAACACAATCGACAAAACGTCAAGCTCCTGGTATTCCAAAACCAACAATATCATCAATGAATAAAGTGGCTGCTGCCTCCACACCAATACCAAAACCCGTGAGCGGAACAGTGTCCTCAACAAGTGTCAAAAAATCACATCCTCCAAGGAGAATAGCCACTGTAACAACATCTCCACCTCCTGACAAAGACAAAATTCCACAGTCTCCAAGAACAGCAAGAACAGCAATCAAAATGGGTACAGCCAGTTTAGGATTAAGTAGCTATCAATCACCTACTCGAAGAGGTCAGAGTGTTCAGCCTATTCGACCAACAACTTTGAATACCACACCAAGATCTTCACAAGACAGTCATCGTGATTTGGCAAGGAAAAAAGAAGAGATTAGGAATTCATTTAGGAAAAAGAATAATGCTGACACTGATACTTCTAAAATAACATCGCCTATACAATCATCACAGTCACAGTACTTGAGTCCATCTGAAGTATCACACCCAGTGTGGTCACCAATGCCTGGTCCATCTACACCACTTGGGTCACCAATTCAACAAAAGACACCATCACCAATTCCATTGGGGTCCCCTGTGATGCACCAGTCTCCAACACCAGTTATACCAGGTTCAACTCTGACAACACTTTCTCAATCACCAACACAGGCAGCCAGAATGTCTCCAGGACAGGCCCCAAGCCCAGGACCTCCACCTAGTCCCCAAGCTAAATCAGCATCAGGGAGCCAACAGAGCATAGCGAGTACTGCCAGTACTAGCATTCCATGTGCTGGCTCAACACAAAGTCTTGATTCACAGTTGTCAGGGGCAAGTGCTCAGACTGATTCTTTACTCACTAGTATCGCTATGACAGCATCTTCTGTAGCAGATTCTTTGTCTCCATTAATACACAGTACCTCTGACCCGGATGTTGGACAGAAATTAGAGATTCAGAAAGATCTCTCACCTATTGAATCTATAGAAGCTGCTAAAAGTGTCATGGTAAACCTGCAAACAACACACACTAAGTCATCTGAAAGTAGCAGCCCAGCCAAAGCACCGAAAGCAAGCAGGGTTAGTCGACTTATTGGAATGCTTACCAGGAAATCGGACAAGAAGCAAGAACAGCAGCAGCAGGCACAGCCATCAAAACTACACAGAAGTTTGTCTGTTGGGTCACGACCAACCAGTGCGGTACCAATGATGCCTGGTGGTGGGAAAGTTGCTGCTATTGTCAATAACATCGACAACACATCAACAAATCAAAAAGAGAGAACAAACACTTTACAAAACACTGCCATTATTGAAGATTGTCAGTACGTTGCTTCCGTAGCAGATATGTCAACCCCTACTATCCCAGAAACTCCATCAATTGCCGAAACTCCCCGGGAAACTTATGATAATGTGCCTGAGCCAGAAACACAAACCCTGGCTATACCGGAGGTGTCATCTTTGATTGTAACTAGTCCAGATACAACACCAAGCCCTGTTTCAACCACCGAAACCTCTTTATCACCTTCTCCAACACCATCAAAATCGTCAAAGATACCAGGTCCAAAAACTTCAAAAACAACAATTGTCCTGAGTAGGAATGTATCTCCACCTACTTCATCAGCCACAAGATTTGGAACATCTAAAACAAGAGCAACGTTCACTGCCAGAGATCGCTCACAAGCAGTTTCATCAACGTTGAACCAGCAAACAAGCAATTTTTCAAGGTCTGCCTCTGTCAATGCTAAAACAGGACAGAAATTGAAAAGAAGTACTTTGACCACGACCATCAAGAAGACCAAAGTGTGA